The window CTTTGCGCAGTCGTTGCCGCGGGTTCAACCGCCAGCCGAGCCGACCCGGCTCCCCTCGACCGAATCCGCCTCAGTGCGCCGCTTCCACCAGCTCGATGAGGACGCCGTTGGTAGAGCGGGGGTGGAGGAAGGCGACGCGGTGGCCGCCGCCGCCGGTGCGGGCTTCGCGGTCGATCAGCTCGTAGCCCTCGGCTTCGTAGGCGGCGAGGGCGGCGGCGATGTCGGGGACGCGGTAGGCCAGGTGGTGCATGCCGGGGCCGCGCTTCGCGAGGAACTTGGCTACGCCGCTGTCCTCGCGCGTGGGGGCCAGCAGCTCCACGCGGCCGGGGCCCTCGCCCACGAAGGCGATCTCCACGCCCTGCGACTCCACCGTCTCGCGGCCGTAGCCCTTGCCTCCGGTGATAGATTCGAAGGCGGGGAGGGATTCGTCCAGCGAGCGCACGGCCACG is drawn from Longimicrobiaceae bacterium and contains these coding sequences:
- the mce gene encoding methylmalonyl-CoA epimerase: MPELVLDHVGVAVRSLDESLPAFESITGGKGYGRETVESQGVEIAFVGEGPGRVELLAPTREDSGVAKFLAKRGPGMHHLAYRVPDIAAALAAYEAEGYELIDREARTGGGGHRVAFLHPRSTNGVLIELVEAAH